One segment of Pseudophryne corroboree isolate aPseCor3 chromosome 3 unlocalized genomic scaffold, aPseCor3.hap2 SUPER_3_unloc_16, whole genome shotgun sequence DNA contains the following:
- the LOC134983481 gene encoding oocyte zinc finger protein XlCOF6.1-like: MLSLDSEITDDSRQDSPGDNPITPIIHPALSADPPDPGECSPDHSDIGASVIALRVDSVFPCSVDAKCFTQNTNLITHQPAKAGDRPFPCSECGKCFTSKSDLVIHQRSHTGEKPYSCSECGKCFTYKSDLVIHQRSHTGEKPYSCSECGKCFACKSVLVTHQRNHTGEKPYSCSECRKCFARKPALVIHQRSHTGEKPYSCSECGKCFAHKSHFVIHQRSHTGEMPYSCSECGKCYSSKPDLVIHQRSHTGEKPYSCSECGKCFAWKSHLVIHQRSHTGEKPYSCSECGKCFAHKSHLVIHQRSHTGEKPYSCSECGKCFSSTSHLVIHQRNHTGEMPFSCSECGKCFARKSHFVIHQRSHTGEKPYSCSECGKCFSSTSHLVSHQRSHTGEMPYSCSECGKCFARKSVLVKHQRFHR, from the coding sequence atgttatccctggattctgaaataacagatgacagtagacaggattctccaggagataaccccattaccccaattatacatccagctctgtcagctgatccccctgatcctggggaatgttctcctgatcactctgatattggtgcatctgttatagctctgagagtagattcagtgtttccctgttctgtagatgccaaatgttttacacaaaacacaaaccttattactcatcagccagctaaggcaggtgacaggccatttccatgttctgagtgtgggaaatgttttacatctaaatcagatcttgttatacatcagagaagtcacacaggtgagaagccgtattcctgttctgagtgtgggaaatgttttacatataaatcagatcttgttatacatcagagaagtcacacaggtgagaagccatattcctgttctgagtgtgggaaatgttttgcatgtaaatcagttcttgttacacatcagagaaatcacacaggtgagaagccatattcctgttctgagtgtaggaaatgttttgcacggaaaccagctcttgttatacatcagagaagtcacacaggtgagaagccatattcctgttctgagtgtgggaaatgttttgcacacaaatcacattttgttatacatcagagaagtcacacaggtgagatgccgtattcctgttctgagtgtgggaaatgttattcatcgaaaccagatcttgttatacatcagagaagtcacacaggtgagaagccatattcctgttctgagtgtgggaaatgttttgcatggaaatcacatcttgttatacatcagagaagtcacacaggtgagaagccgtattcctgttctgagtgtgggaaatgttttgcacacaaatcacatttagttatacatcagcgaagtcacacaggtgagaagccatattcctgttctgagtgtgggaaatgtttttcatcgacatcacatcttgttatacatcagagaaatcacacaggtgagatgccattttcctgttctgagtgtgggaaatgttttgcacgcaaatcacattttgttatacatcagagaagtcacaccggtgagaagccgtattcctgttctgagtgtgggaaatgtttttcatcgacatcacatcttgttagtcatcagaggagtcacacaggtgagatgccatattcctgttctgagtgtgggaaatgttttgcacggaaatcagttcttgttaaacatcagcgatttcacagatga